A genomic segment from Euleptes europaea isolate rEulEur1 chromosome 15, rEulEur1.hap1, whole genome shotgun sequence encodes:
- the EVX2 gene encoding homeobox even-skipped homolog protein 2: MMERIRKEMILMERGLHSPAAAGKRLATLSDSAGSAVLEALENSPHGGRLSPRLAPASLHGALGDLPGKGKFEIDALFNLQHPSGEGGVAGELPPAESRKKIGHYSEVAPEAEMSSDVEVGCSALRSPGGLTSSQLKENNNKGYSENSSTPSTTTSSSGSSLGGLHGGSALGNSGSAADQVRRYRTAFTREQIARLEKEFYRENYVSRPRRCELAAALNLPETTIKVWFQNRRMKDKRQRLAMSWPHPADPSFYTYMMTHAAATGSLPYPFHSHVPLHYYPHVGVTAAAAAAAASGAAASPFATSIRPLDTFRALSHPYSRPELLCSFRHPGLYQSPAAAAGLNSSAAATAAAAAAAAAAAAASSAPPAGAAPCSCLSCHSSQSAAAAAAVLGSRAPPGSDFPCAAGGAGGPPPRSESGFLPYSAAVLSKTAGGSPDQREEAPLPR, from the exons ATGATGGAAAGAATAAGAAAAGAGATGATCCTGATGGAAAGAGGGCTGCAcagcccggcggcggcggggaagAGGCTGGCCACCCTGTCCGACTCGGCCGGCAGCGCCGTGCTGGAAGCCTTGGAGAACTCGCCCCACGGCGGCCGCCTCAGCCCCAGGCTGGCTCCGGCCTCGCTCCACGGCGCCCTGGGGGACCTCCCCGGCAAAGGGAAATTCGAGATCGACGCCTTGTTCAACCTGCAGCACCCCAGCGGCGAGGGCGGCGTGGCGGGCGAGCTGCCTCCCGCCGAGAGCAGGAAGAAAATCGGCCATTACTCCGAAGTGGCTCCGGAGGCAGAGATGAGCAGCGACGTGGAGGTGGGCTGCTCCGCGCTCCGCTCCCCCGGCGGCCTGACCTCCTCCCAGCTGAAGGAGAACAACAACAAAG GCTATTCGGAGAACAGCTCCACGCCCAGCACCACCACCTCGTCCTCGGGTTCGAGCCTGGGCGGCCTCCACGGCGGAAGCGCGCTGGGGAACTCGGGCTCGGCGGCGGATCAAGTGCGGAGGTACCGCACGGCCTTCACCCGCGAGCAGATCGCCCGGCTGGAGAAGGAGTTCTACCGGGAAAACTACGTCTCTCGGCCCAGGCGGTGCGAGCTGGCGGCGGCGCTCAACCTGCCCGAGACCACCATTAAG gtGTGGTTCCAAAACCGGCGCATGAAGGACAAGCGGCAGAGGCTGGCCATGTCGTGGCCCCACCCGGCGGACCCCAGCTTCTACACCTACATGATGACCCACGCGGCGGCCACGGGCAGCCTGCCCTACCCCTTCCATTCCCACGTGCCTCTGCACTACTACCCCCACGTCGGGgtgacggcggcggcggcggcggcggcggccagcgGGGCGGCCGCCTCGCCTTTCGCCACCTCCATCCGCCCTCTGGACACCTTCCGCGCCCTCTCGCACCCCTACTCCCGCCCGGAGCTGCTGTGCAGCTTCCGCCACCCGGGCCTCTACCagtcccccgccgccgccgccggcctcaACAGCAGCGCCGCGGCCACCGCtgcagcagctgccgccgccgccgccgctgccgccgcctcctcggCGCCCCCCGCCGGCGCCGCCCCCTGCTCCTGCCTCAGCTGCCACAGCAGCCagtcggcggcggcggcggcggcggtgctgGGCTCGCGCGCCCCCCCGGGCTCGGATTTCCCCTGCGCGGCGGGAGGGGCCGGGGGGCCCCCGCCGCGCTCCGAGAGCGGCTTCCTGCCTTACTCGGCCGCCGTGCTCAGCAAGACGGCGGGGGGGTCCCCGGACCAGCGGGAGGAGGCGCCCTTGCCCAGataa
- the HOXD13 gene encoding homeobox protein Hox-D13: MSRAAGGWEMEALRGESGGGSGQCRNFLSAPVFGAAPSGRQAGAAGFGYERSAAGAAGARSSSSSSEAAPAKDCSGGAPTAAPSSSAAAAAAAAALGYHPGYHPFGNGYYSCRMAHGVGLQQNAALKASPHAAFPGEKYMDVAALAGTSVPSGGDPVSSRAKEVSFYQGYAAAAAASPYQHVPAGYLDVVSTFGSAAAAGEPRHETYISMEGYQSWTLANGWNGQVYCAKDQAQGSHFWKSSFPGDVALNQPDMCVYRRGRKKRVPYTKLQLKELESEYAVNKFINKDKRRRISAATNLSERQVTIWFQNRRVKDKKIVSKLKDTVS, translated from the exons ATGAGCCGAGCGGCGGGCGGCTGGGAGATGGAGGCGCTGCGGGGCGAGTCGGGGGGCGGCAGCGGGCAGTGCCGCAACTTCCTCTCGGCGCCCGTCTTCGGGGCCGCGCCGTCGGGGCGCCAGGCCGGCGCGGCGGGCTTCGGGTACGAGCGCtcggcggccggggcggcgggggcgcgctcctcgtcctcctcctcggaggcggCGCCGGCCAAGGACTGCTCCGGCGGGGCCCCGACGGCGGCCCCCTCctccagcgccgccgccgccgccgccgccgccgcgctggGCTACCACCCGGGCTACCACCCCTTCGGCAACGGCTACTACAGCTGCCGCATGGCGCACGGCGTGGGGCTGCAGCAGAACGCCGCCCTCAAGGCCTCGCCCCACGCCGCCTTCCCCGGCGAGAAGTACATGGACGTGGCGGCCCTGGCCGGCACCAGCGTGCCCTCCGGCGGCGACCCGGTCTCCTCGCGGGCCAAGGAGGTCTCCTTCTACCAGGGctacgccgccgccgccgccgccagccctTACCAGCACGTGCCCGCCGGATACCTGGACGTGGTCTCCACCTTCGGCTCGGCCGCGGCGGCGGGGGAGCCCCGCCACGAGACCTACATCTCCATGGAGGGCTACCAGTCGTGGACGCTGGCCAACGGCTGGAACGGGCAGGTGTACTGCGCCAAAGACCAGGCCCAGGGCTCCCACTTTTGGAAATCCTCCTTCCCAG GGGACGTGGCGCTAAACCAGCCGGACATGTGCGTGTACCGGCGAGGGCGCAAGAAGCGGGTGCCTTACACCAAGCTGCAGCTGAAGGAGCTGGAGAGCGAGTACGCCGTCAACAAGTTCATCAATAAGGACAAGCGGCGGCGCATCTCGGCGGCCACCAACCTCTCCGAGAGGCAGGTGACCATCTGGTTCCAGAACCGCCGCGTCAAGGACAAGAAGATCGTCTCCAAGCTGAAGGACACCGTTTCCTGA